From one Cyanobacterium stanieri PCC 7202 genomic stretch:
- a CDS encoding UDP-galactose 4-epimerase (PFAM: NAD dependent epimerase/dehydratase family~TIGRFAM: UDP-glucose-4-epimerase~COGs: COG1087 UDP-glucose 4-epimerase~InterPro IPR001509:IPR005886~KEGG: ter:Tery_4279 UDP-galactose 4-epimerase~PFAM: NAD-dependent epimerase/dehydratase~SPTR: UDP-glucose 4-epimerase;~TIGRFAM: UDP-glucose 4-epimerase) produces MAILVTGGAGYIGSHTVKLLKEKNYDLIVFDNLVYGHQDIAEKLNAKLIVGDLGDRPLLDKLFQDHNIEAVIHFAAYAYVEESMQNPAKYYQNNVAFTLNLLEAMESAQVRKMVFSSTSATYGMPTTIPIPETHAQNPINTYGYTKLVIEQMLADFQRAYNWEYVAFRYFNAAGADPDGIIGEDHNPETHLIPLIIHTALGKRDSITIFGEDYDTPDGTCIRDYIHVTDLAQAHLLGLEYLLKGGKSEIFNLGNGCGFSVKEVIEATKKVTNIDFKVNKGDRRAGDPPMLVASSDKAHKILHWQPKYPEIETIIQHAWQWHQQRHGHR; encoded by the coding sequence ATGGCTATTTTGGTGACAGGGGGAGCAGGTTATATTGGTTCTCATACGGTGAAATTGTTAAAGGAAAAAAATTATGATTTGATCGTTTTTGATAATCTTGTTTATGGTCATCAAGACATAGCCGAAAAACTTAATGCAAAATTGATTGTAGGGGATTTGGGCGATCGCCCTTTATTGGACAAACTTTTTCAGGACCACAACATTGAAGCAGTAATTCACTTTGCCGCCTATGCCTATGTGGAAGAATCCATGCAAAATCCCGCTAAATATTATCAAAATAATGTTGCTTTTACCCTTAATCTTTTAGAAGCCATGGAATCAGCCCAAGTTAGAAAAATGGTGTTTTCCTCTACCTCTGCTACCTACGGGATGCCCACCACCATTCCTATTCCCGAAACCCATGCCCAAAATCCCATCAACACCTACGGCTATACCAAATTGGTGATAGAGCAGATGTTAGCCGACTTTCAACGGGCTTATAACTGGGAATACGTTGCTTTTCGCTACTTCAACGCCGCAGGGGCAGATCCTGACGGTATTATAGGAGAAGATCATAACCCAGAAACCCATCTCATTCCCCTAATTATCCATACTGCCCTAGGAAAAAGAGATAGTATCACTATTTTTGGAGAGGATTATGACACCCCCGATGGTACTTGTATTCGGGATTATATCCATGTCACCGACTTAGCCCAAGCCCATCTTTTAGGGTTAGAATATTTACTAAAAGGTGGCAAGAGTGAAATATTTAACCTTGGTAACGGTTGTGGTTTTTCTGTTAAAGAAGTAATCGAAGCTACCAAGAAAGTTACTAATATCGATTTTAAGGTGAATAAGGGCGATCGACGTGCAGGAGATCCCCCCATGCTGGTGGCTAGTAGTGACAAAGCCCATAAAATTCTCCATTGGCAACCAAAATATCCTGAGATTG